In a genomic window of Ranitomeya imitator isolate aRanImi1 chromosome 5, aRanImi1.pri, whole genome shotgun sequence:
- the LOC138681385 gene encoding somatostatin receptor type 4-like, with protein sequence MTTSPDLLVPVGAKVLLNTWNQSRDISELLPPFNVVSINSKNTSSTNAPMETERDVSMIVIQFIYAIVCLIGLIGNSMVIFVILRYAKMKTATNIYILNLAIADELFMLSVPFLAASAALQHWPFGSGMCRTVLSVDGINMFTSVFCLTVLSVDRYVAVVHPLRAARYRRPTVAKMINICVWIVSILVISPILIFADTESSKNGVVVCNLMWPEPTWSTVFVIYTFLLGFFLPVVAICLCYILIIVKMRAVALKAGWQQRKKSEKKITRMVLMVVTVFVICWMPFYIVQLLNLFLPHMDATINHVSIILSYANSCANPILYGFFSDNFKRSFQRIVCFRWLENGTDEPVDYYATALKSKVCNNHPLDFQQEPLQSDPCYKHGTITRTTTL encoded by the coding sequence ATGACTACATCCCCTGATCTCCTGGTGCCTGTGGGGGCCAAGGTCCTGTTGAACACATGGAACCAGTCCAGAGACATTTCAGAGCTTTTGCCCCCTTTTAATGTTGTCAGCATCAACAGCAAAAATACTAGCAGCACCAATGCCCCCATGGAGACTGAGAGGGATGTGAGCATGATAGTGATCCAGTTCATTTATGCCATCGTGTGCCTCATTGGGCTGATTGGGAACTCCATGGTGATTTTTGTCATCCTGAGATATGCCAAGATGAAAACAGCGACCAACATCTACATCTTGAACTTGGCAATAGCCGATGAGTTGTTCATGCTGAGTGTGCCCTTCTTGGCAGCTTCTGCAGCCCTGCAACACTGGCCCTTTGGCTCAGGGATGTGCCGCACGGTCTTGAGTGTGGATGGGATTAACATGTTCACTAGTGTCTTCTGCTTGACTGTGCTCAGTGTGGACAGGTATGTGGCTGTGGTCCATCCTCTACGGGCAGCAAGGTACAGAAGACCAACTGTGGCCAAGATGATCAATATCTGTGTTTGGATTGTGTCCATCTTGGTCATTTCCCCCATCCTAATTTTTGCAGACACAGAGTCCTCCAAGAATGGAGTGGTGGTCTGCAATCTCATGTGGCCAGAGCCCACATGGTCCACTGTGTTTGTCATCTACACCTTTCTGTTGGGCTTCTTCTTACCTGTGGTAGCCATCTGCTTATGTTATATCCTAATCATTGTAAAAATGCGAGCAGTGGCTTTGAAGGCAGGATGGCAACAGAGGAAGAAATCAGAGAAGAAGATTACCAGAATGGTCCTCATGGTTGTCACAGTGTTTGTTATTTGCTGGATGCCCTTTTACATTGTCCAACTTCTAAACCTTTTCTTACCCCACATGGATGCCACCATCAACCACGTCTCCATTATATTAAGTTATGCCAACAGTTGTGCCAACCCAATCCTCTATGGCTTCTTCTCAGATAACTTTAAGAGGTCCTTCCAGAGGATCGTTTGTTTTCGTTGGCTGGAGAATGGCACAGATGAACCAGTGGATTATTACGCCACAGCCCTGAAGAGTAAGGTGTGTAATAACCATCCCCTGGACTTCCAACAGGAGCCCCTCCAGTCCGACCCTTGTTACAAACATGGAACAATCACTAGGACCACCACCTTATAG